One Maribacter cobaltidurans genomic window carries:
- the lspA gene encoding signal peptidase II, with translation MTLSLRNKVLFSRLVIIFLVLLNIGCDQVSKRVVRENVSHREYIPLIKNHFILTNVENTGAMLGFGANFPPTLKLILFQVLPFAVLLVLLYRMLTKIHTNKWMIMAFAFVIGGGIGNLIDRIALGSVTDFFQIRLGFFKTGIFNMADVAVTTGVLLILFLGLVGKKITI, from the coding sequence ATGACTTTGTCCCTAAGAAATAAAGTGCTTTTTAGCAGGCTTGTAATCATATTTCTGGTGCTTCTCAATATAGGCTGTGACCAGGTGTCTAAAAGGGTTGTACGTGAAAATGTATCACATCGGGAATATATTCCTCTGATTAAAAATCATTTCATTCTTACCAACGTAGAGAACACTGGGGCCATGTTGGGATTTGGAGCCAACTTCCCTCCTACCCTTAAACTCATTTTGTTTCAAGTTTTGCCCTTTGCTGTTTTACTGGTTTTACTGTATAGAATGCTAACGAAAATCCATACCAACAAATGGATGATTATGGCATTTGCTTTTGTAATTGGTGGTGGTATAGGTAATTTAATCGATAGAATTGCACTAGGATCGGTTACCGATTTTTTTCAAATCCGTCTAGGTTTTTTTAAAACAGGTATTTTTAATATGGCAGATGTTGCAGTTACCACCGGGGTGCTGCTTATTTTGTTTCTTGGGCTTGTTGGAAAAAAAATTACCATTTAA
- the panB gene encoding 3-methyl-2-oxobutanoate hydroxymethyltransferase encodes MSTAKKEYKRVTVKSLVEMKSNGEKISMLTSYDYSMAKIVDAAKVDVILVGDSASNVMAGHETTLPITLDQMIYHASSVIRAVERALVVVDLPFGSYQSDPKEALRSAIRIMKESGAHAVKVEGGLEIKESVKRILAAGIPVMGHLGLTPQSIYKFGTYTVRAKEEEEAQKLLEDAAMLEKLGCFSVVLEKIPAALTKKVSEQLTIPTIGIGGGKHADGQVLVVHDLLGMTHEFNPRFLRRYMNLYEEMGNAISNYVKDVKSMDFPNDEEQY; translated from the coding sequence ATGTCTACCGCAAAAAAGGAATACAAGAGAGTAACGGTCAAGTCTTTGGTCGAAATGAAAAGCAATGGTGAAAAAATATCCATGCTAACGTCCTATGACTACTCTATGGCAAAAATTGTGGATGCGGCAAAAGTTGATGTCATTCTGGTGGGTGATTCCGCTAGCAATGTAATGGCCGGTCACGAAACCACTTTGCCCATTACCTTAGATCAAATGATCTATCATGCATCTTCGGTAATTAGAGCGGTAGAAAGAGCCTTGGTTGTGGTTGACCTGCCTTTTGGAAGTTATCAGAGCGACCCAAAGGAAGCATTAAGGTCTGCCATCAGAATCATGAAGGAAAGTGGGGCCCACGCGGTAAAAGTGGAAGGCGGGCTGGAAATTAAAGAATCGGTAAAACGTATCTTGGCTGCTGGAATTCCCGTCATGGGCCATTTAGGTTTGACCCCCCAATCCATTTATAAATTTGGAACGTACACAGTAAGGGCCAAGGAAGAGGAAGAGGCCCAAAAATTGCTTGAGGATGCCGCCATGTTGGAGAAATTAGGTTGCTTTAGTGTAGTCCTTGAAAAAATACCGGCAGCTTTGACCAAAAAAGTGTCGGAACAATTGACCATACCTACCATTGGAATTGGCGGGGGAAAACATGCTGACGGACAAGTTTTGGTAGTACATGACCTCTTGGGAATGACCCATGAATTTAATCCAAGGTTTTTAAGGCGATACATGAACCTTTATGAGGAAATGGGCAACGCCATATCCAACTATGTCAAGGACGTAAAAAGTATGGACTTTCCCAACGATGAGGAACAATATTGA
- a CDS encoding Cif family virulence factor — MLKKLMLFVFPFISMVLPAQSNEETAVRKTVDDFFTAFHTQDSIGMANVLREDVVLQTIGTDKQGKTILKTENIKDMIRSIVSIPDTVSFQEKLLDYSIQVDGAMANAWTPYEFWYKNKFSHCGVNSFQLLKQEGTWKIIYLIDTRRKEGCQTDPISQPDQESTN; from the coding sequence ATGCTAAAAAAATTAATGCTATTTGTGTTTCCGTTTATTTCCATGGTTCTGCCGGCACAATCCAACGAAGAAACGGCAGTAAGAAAAACGGTAGATGATTTTTTTACAGCTTTCCATACACAGGATTCTATCGGTATGGCGAATGTTCTTCGTGAAGATGTTGTATTGCAGACCATTGGTACCGATAAGCAAGGAAAGACCATCTTAAAAACGGAAAATATTAAGGATATGATTCGCTCTATTGTAAGCATTCCCGATACGGTAAGCTTTCAGGAAAAGCTATTGGATTATTCCATACAGGTCGATGGTGCGATGGCCAATGCTTGGACACCCTATGAGTTTTGGTATAAAAATAAATTCAGCCACTGTGGGGTAAATTCCTTTCAACTACTGAAGCAAGAAGGCACGTGGAAAATTATATATTTAATCGATACCAGACGGAAAGAGGGATGCCAAACCGACCCGATAAGCCAACCAGACCAAGAATCTACTAATTAG
- a CDS encoding ThuA domain-containing protein translates to MKYLKWFVLVVILATACKEEAKKSEIVEERNPVKLKALILDGQNNHYVWPKTTMMMKDYLEETQLFDVDIHRMDSVWLGIKYNESRPESYTFYIEKYPLDSTKYGVSSKPIKTSMFSMDFEQYDVIISNLGADSPLWPEATRSNFENYISNGGGFVVVHAANNAWGEWDEFNKMIALGAWGGRDESTGPYVYYNDAGEVVRDDSEGVCGSHGPEYEFELTNRAPEHPIMKGIPSKWSHTQDELYERMRGPFENATILATAYADVEKNAPPWNPNVKGLGQHVPQLMAIEYGDGRVFHTTLGHFDYSMEGVGFITTLQRGAEWAATGKVTQPIPKDFPKENETSSRKWKG, encoded by the coding sequence ATGAAATACCTAAAATGGTTTGTGCTTGTCGTCATCTTGGCGACTGCCTGTAAGGAGGAAGCAAAAAAGAGCGAAATCGTGGAAGAAAGGAATCCCGTTAAATTAAAAGCATTGATTCTGGACGGACAGAACAATCATTATGTTTGGCCCAAGACTACGATGATGATGAAAGATTATTTGGAGGAAACCCAATTATTTGATGTTGATATACATCGTATGGACTCCGTTTGGTTGGGTATAAAATATAATGAATCGAGACCTGAATCGTATACTTTTTATATTGAAAAGTACCCCTTGGATTCCACCAAGTACGGAGTGTCTTCCAAGCCTATCAAAACATCTATGTTTTCCATGGATTTTGAACAGTATGATGTCATTATCTCTAATTTAGGTGCAGACTCTCCCCTATGGCCCGAAGCCACGAGAAGTAATTTCGAAAATTATATTTCCAATGGTGGTGGATTTGTGGTAGTTCATGCCGCCAATAATGCATGGGGCGAATGGGATGAATTCAACAAGATGATCGCCCTTGGAGCTTGGGGAGGTCGTGACGAAAGTACGGGTCCTTATGTGTATTATAACGATGCCGGAGAAGTGGTAAGGGACGATTCAGAAGGGGTCTGTGGTTCGCACGGACCGGAATATGAGTTTGAGCTCACCAATCGGGCACCGGAACATCCTATTATGAAAGGAATACCCAGCAAATGGTCACACACTCAGGACGAACTGTACGAACGTATGCGAGGTCCTTTTGAGAATGCCACTATTCTTGCAACCGCCTATGCCGATGTGGAAAAGAATGCACCGCCTTGGAACCCGAACGTAAAAGGTCTTGGACAACATGTACCACAATTAATGGCCATTGAGTATGGCGATGGACGTGTTTTTCATACCACCTTGGGACATTTTGATTATTCCATGGAAGGTGTAGGGTTTATCACCACGTTACAACGAGGTGCCGAGTGGGCGGCAACGGGTAAGGTAACACAACCCATCCCTAAAGACTTTCCAAAAGAGAATGAAACATCCTCAAGAAAATGGAAGGGCTAA
- a CDS encoding amidohydrolase, which produces MISKTPFVSFLILSILVLSCNETPKTTASLLIYGGPIYTVDSIQPMVEAVAVKENKILFVGSLADAEKYKGDITKVIDLKGRTMAPGLIEGHGHFMGLGYNELNLDLMNTKSYQEIVDAVAEQVKKVAPGEWITGRGWHQSKWEEMPSDTVNGFQTHDLLSEVSPDNPVYLRHASGHAGFANAKAMEIAGVLELSKDGVDKLEVEGGEVMRDGLGRPTGIFNERAMSLITQHIPETTPEKNIQAFKLAIKACHENGITGFHDAGIGKETIELYNQMKSEGEMNVRMYAMLTGWDKELLKDWYAKGPSIDEDNLFTIRSVKLNCDGALGSRGAWLLEEYTDRPGHFGHETLPMEFVKETALNGLQHGFQVCSHAIGDRANKEILDRYEAAFTELPEMAENHRFRIEHAQHLHPDDIPRFAQLQVIPAMQAVHMSSDRPWAIDRLGEKRIKEGAYMWQSLLKSGIPIVNGTDVPVEPLNPIASLYASFTRKTLKGTPEGGYEPEQKMTREQALRSYTLDAAYGAFEEEIKGSISPGKLADFTIYNQDLMTVPEDDFLGTEIDMTIFNGKVVYDKSK; this is translated from the coding sequence ATGATTTCCAAAACACCATTTGTAAGTTTCCTTATTCTTTCAATTCTCGTGTTATCTTGTAATGAAACACCAAAAACTACTGCTTCATTACTCATCTACGGTGGTCCTATTTATACCGTAGATTCCATTCAGCCTATGGTGGAAGCTGTTGCCGTTAAAGAAAATAAAATTCTATTTGTTGGGAGTTTAGCCGATGCGGAAAAATATAAAGGAGATATAACAAAAGTTATTGACCTAAAAGGTAGAACCATGGCACCTGGCCTAATTGAGGGTCACGGTCATTTTATGGGTTTAGGTTATAATGAGTTGAATTTGGACCTGATGAATACAAAGAGTTATCAGGAAATTGTAGATGCAGTGGCAGAACAAGTAAAGAAAGTGGCTCCGGGTGAATGGATAACGGGAAGAGGCTGGCACCAAAGTAAATGGGAGGAAATGCCAAGTGATACGGTAAATGGTTTTCAAACCCATGATTTGTTAAGTGAAGTATCACCGGATAACCCCGTTTATTTGAGACATGCAAGTGGTCATGCAGGTTTCGCCAATGCAAAAGCCATGGAAATTGCTGGTGTTTTGGAACTTTCAAAGGACGGAGTTGATAAATTGGAGGTAGAAGGTGGTGAAGTAATGCGAGATGGTTTAGGAAGACCAACTGGTATTTTTAATGAGCGAGCCATGTCTTTAATTACCCAACACATTCCAGAAACTACTCCAGAAAAGAATATTCAGGCCTTTAAATTGGCTATTAAGGCTTGTCACGAAAATGGAATTACAGGTTTCCACGATGCGGGTATTGGTAAAGAGACTATTGAACTTTATAATCAGATGAAAAGTGAGGGTGAAATGAACGTACGTATGTACGCTATGTTGACTGGTTGGGACAAAGAGCTCCTGAAGGACTGGTATGCAAAAGGCCCAAGTATTGATGAGGATAATCTATTTACTATTCGCTCCGTAAAATTAAATTGCGATGGAGCATTAGGGTCAAGAGGTGCCTGGCTTTTGGAGGAGTACACGGACCGACCTGGGCATTTTGGGCATGAGACCCTCCCAATGGAGTTTGTAAAAGAAACTGCTCTAAACGGATTGCAACATGGTTTTCAAGTATGTTCCCATGCCATTGGTGATCGTGCAAATAAAGAAATATTGGACCGTTACGAAGCTGCGTTTACGGAATTACCCGAAATGGCGGAGAATCATAGATTTAGAATTGAGCATGCGCAACATTTACACCCCGATGATATTCCACGCTTTGCCCAATTGCAGGTAATTCCGGCTATGCAAGCGGTGCATATGTCATCGGATAGACCTTGGGCTATTGATCGTCTGGGTGAGAAGCGGATAAAAGAAGGAGCTTATATGTGGCAATCCTTATTGAAATCAGGAATCCCTATTGTTAACGGCACCGATGTACCCGTGGAACCGTTAAATCCGATTGCCAGCTTATATGCAAGTTTTACACGGAAAACTTTGAAAGGAACCCCGGAAGGAGGCTATGAACCTGAGCAAAAAATGACGCGTGAGCAAGCACTACGATCCTATACACTTGATGCCGCCTATGGTGCCTTTGAAGAAGAAATCAAAGGTTCCATCTCCCCAGGCAAGTTGGCCGATTTCACCATATATAACCAAGATTTGATGACCGTGCCTGAAGATGATTTTTTAGGGACCGAAATCGACATGACCATTTTCAACGGCAAAGTTGTGTATGACAAATCGAAATAA
- a CDS encoding TIGR03915 family putative DNA repair protein — protein sequence METTKTFIYDGSFNGFLTAVFSGFEQRLGSVDIQKDRLVQNGLFSETEIIFTNVTTAKRVWNGIKSKSSNAIRNIYFSFLSGEEGLEPLLYQYIRKLMGSKQSMEKNFSDTAILKINQIAQKVNREKHRMEAFVRFQLTKDGIYFANIEPDYDVLPLISRHFKNRYADQEWIIYDLKRKYGLYYDLSGVEIITMDLSQELVNDIGKSHLLTDGEYDYQNLWNNYFNSTNIKSRINKKLHTQHVPKRYWKYLSEKKEAV from the coding sequence ATGGAAACAACAAAAACATTTATTTACGACGGAAGCTTTAATGGATTTTTAACCGCTGTTTTTTCTGGATTTGAGCAGCGACTAGGGTCTGTGGACATTCAAAAGGATCGACTTGTTCAAAATGGATTGTTTTCTGAAACAGAAATCATCTTTACAAACGTAACAACAGCTAAAAGGGTATGGAACGGAATAAAATCTAAAAGTAGCAATGCCATTCGTAACATATATTTTTCCTTCCTTAGCGGAGAAGAGGGTTTGGAGCCCCTACTCTATCAATACATTCGCAAGTTAATGGGTTCTAAACAATCTATGGAGAAGAATTTTTCTGATACAGCCATTCTAAAAATCAATCAGATCGCCCAAAAGGTCAATCGGGAAAAACACCGTATGGAGGCATTCGTACGATTTCAACTTACCAAAGACGGTATTTATTTTGCAAATATTGAACCGGACTATGATGTACTTCCCTTGATTTCCAGACATTTTAAAAATAGATATGCAGATCAGGAATGGATAATCTACGATCTTAAGAGAAAATATGGTTTATACTATGACTTGAGCGGGGTTGAAATTATTACTATGGATCTGTCCCAGGAGCTTGTAAATGATATAGGAAAAAGTCACTTGTTGACAGATGGTGAATACGACTATCAAAATTTGTGGAATAATTATTTCAATAGTACCAATATCAAATCCAGAATTAATAAAAAACTACACACACAGCATGTACCCAAACGTTATTGGAAATACCTTAGTGAAAAGAAGGAAGCAGTTTAA
- a CDS encoding putative DNA modification/repair radical SAM protein, with amino-acid sequence MNFERIKEKLNILADAAKYDVSCSSSGSNRKNKDKGLGNASNGICHSYSEDGRCISLLKILLTNHCIYDCAYCVTRKSNDVKRAAFKIQEVVDLTINFYRRNYIEGLFLSSGIFKNADYTMERLIAVAKKLREEENFNGYIHLKSIPGASDELMYEAGLYADRLSVNIEIPTISGLKLLAPDKKHEDFAKPMRKVKDEILRYQEEKKRIKSIQAYAPAGQSTQMIVGATGESDKDVMYSATHFYKKFHMKRVYYSGYVPVSHDSRLPSIGTQVPMLRENRLYQTDWLLRFYGFAVNEILNDEHPNLDMDVDPKLGWALRNLQYFPVDINKADKSLLARIPGVGISSVHKIVNARKFRKLDWDHLKKMGVALNRAKYFIHCDSRYWERRDLDAERIKGMILSTSYGKFRGQYSNQLSLFN; translated from the coding sequence ATGAATTTTGAACGTATAAAGGAAAAATTGAATATTCTTGCGGATGCCGCCAAATACGATGTTTCGTGTTCCAGCAGTGGTAGTAATAGAAAGAATAAGGATAAGGGGCTGGGCAATGCCAGCAACGGTATCTGTCATAGTTATTCAGAAGACGGCAGGTGTATCTCTCTTTTAAAGATATTATTGACCAACCATTGTATCTATGACTGTGCCTATTGTGTTACTAGAAAGAGCAATGATGTAAAACGTGCTGCTTTTAAAATTCAGGAAGTGGTGGACCTGACCATAAATTTTTACAGAAGAAATTATATCGAAGGTCTCTTTTTGAGTTCAGGTATTTTTAAGAATGCTGATTATACGATGGAGAGACTTATTGCAGTGGCCAAAAAATTAAGGGAAGAGGAAAATTTTAATGGATATATTCATTTAAAGTCGATTCCCGGAGCTAGTGATGAATTGATGTATGAGGCCGGATTATATGCGGACCGCTTGTCGGTAAACATTGAAATCCCCACAATATCCGGCCTTAAACTTTTGGCACCTGATAAAAAACACGAAGATTTTGCAAAGCCCATGCGCAAGGTGAAGGACGAAATTCTGCGTTATCAAGAAGAAAAAAAGCGAATAAAAAGTATACAGGCATATGCACCGGCTGGGCAAAGTACCCAGATGATAGTGGGTGCAACAGGGGAATCGGACAAAGACGTGATGTATTCCGCAACCCATTTTTACAAAAAATTTCATATGAAGCGGGTCTATTATTCCGGTTATGTTCCGGTTTCCCATGACAGTCGGTTACCGTCTATCGGAACACAGGTACCTATGTTACGGGAAAATAGATTATATCAAACAGATTGGTTGTTACGTTTTTACGGTTTTGCCGTTAATGAAATCCTTAATGATGAGCATCCCAATCTGGATATGGACGTTGATCCAAAATTAGGGTGGGCCCTAAGAAACCTTCAATATTTTCCCGTGGACATCAATAAAGCGGACAAATCTCTTTTGGCCCGTATTCCTGGCGTGGGAATATCCTCGGTACATAAGATTGTAAATGCAAGGAAGTTCAGGAAATTGGATTGGGATCACTTAAAGAAAATGGGGGTTGCACTAAATAGGGCCAAGTATTTTATTCATTGTGACTCAAGGTACTGGGAAAGAAGGGATTTGGATGCGGAACGTATAAAAGGGATGATTTTAAGTACGTCCTATGGAAAATTTAGAGGTCAATATAGCAATCAATTATCACTTTTCAACTGA
- a CDS encoding XRE family transcriptional regulator, which yields MENELTLKRFIDIRRELGYTQAEFAELLGIKNTTADIERGRTKLSGKVVSELLKQFKINPLWLFGESDNQYLETSQVSVIPKVVTVDSADRDNMVLVNAKAAAGYPQNISDTSWYQQLPAFDLPIPEFRNATYRGFQVEGDSMLPNLRPGEWVLARAIEHIDHVSANKMYVVVLQDSVMVKKIEKRPNSNNITLVSLNETYPPYEIKPFLIQEIWEVSSKITFNVDATTDSGLLRQLQESMQELKSQLQHVKKV from the coding sequence ATGGAAAATGAACTGACGCTCAAAAGATTTATTGATATCCGCAGGGAACTAGGATACACCCAAGCTGAATTTGCCGAGCTTTTAGGCATTAAAAATACGACTGCTGATATTGAAAGGGGAAGGACCAAACTATCCGGAAAAGTGGTCTCGGAGCTTCTGAAACAGTTTAAGATTAACCCCTTGTGGTTGTTTGGGGAAAGCGACAACCAATATTTAGAAACTTCCCAAGTAAGTGTGATTCCCAAAGTGGTTACTGTAGATAGCGCCGACCGTGACAATATGGTTTTAGTTAATGCAAAGGCCGCCGCCGGATATCCCCAAAACATTTCAGATACGAGTTGGTACCAACAGCTACCAGCGTTTGATTTGCCAATACCAGAATTTAGGAACGCTACATATCGTGGCTTTCAAGTGGAAGGAGATAGTATGCTTCCCAATCTTAGACCTGGCGAGTGGGTTTTGGCCAGGGCCATAGAACATATTGACCATGTGAGTGCCAACAAAATGTACGTGGTGGTATTACAGGATTCGGTCATGGTCAAAAAAATTGAAAAAAGACCAAATTCCAACAATATTACCTTGGTTTCCTTGAACGAAACATATCCACCATACGAAATAAAACCCTTTTTGATTCAGGAGATATGGGAAGTAAGTAGTAAGATTACCTTCAATGTAGATGCAACCACTGATAGTGGCCTTTTACGACAGTTACAGGAATCCATGCAAGAGCTCAAAAGTCAATTGCAACACGTTAAGAAAGTATAG
- a CDS encoding GNAT family N-acetyltransferase, which produces MEIKLLAEKDLTQDLQEQLSKLYLQLNSELKQLSLEEILYDEEYIDIAACFDDDKLVGIAMMVNYKVVSGHKGMIEDVIVSENYRGQGIGRKLMEVLLQQAKKRKLDDVLLFSGHHRTAAISLYKSLGFTLKNSGLYIKKLD; this is translated from the coding sequence ATGGAAATTAAACTTTTAGCTGAAAAGGATTTAACCCAGGATTTACAGGAACAACTATCCAAGTTATACCTGCAGCTTAATTCCGAACTGAAACAGCTTTCCTTGGAAGAAATATTATATGACGAAGAATATATTGATATAGCCGCCTGTTTTGATGACGACAAACTTGTTGGTATCGCGATGATGGTCAATTACAAAGTAGTTTCGGGGCACAAAGGAATGATAGAGGATGTTATTGTATCAGAAAATTACAGAGGACAGGGAATCGGAAGAAAACTCATGGAAGTATTACTTCAACAAGCTAAAAAAAGAAAGCTTGATGATGTGCTCCTTTTCAGCGGTCATCATCGAACTGCCGCCATCAGTCTCTATAAAAGTTTAGGCTTTACTTTAAAGAACAGCGGACTTTACATTAAAAAATTGGATTAG
- the ggt gene encoding gamma-glutamyltransferase has product MKKLSFLFLGLLVLTNCRKSASDPTGLVTDKAMVVSAREEASKIGVEIMKKGGNAFDAMVATEMALVVAYPFAGNLGGGGFMVYRKADGDVGGLDYREKAPLAGHKDMYLDSLGNVIPNMSTVGATAVGVPGTVAGIIEVHKKFGSLPLEEIFEPVIALAEKGVPVTANQERRLASQRDKFIEVNGDSTKFATVYKEGDIIKYPALANTMRKIAEQGRDGFYKGETAQKLAAFIQEHGGFITEEDLEKYQAVWRQPIIFNYKDLRIISMSPPSSGGVTINQIFKMIEPYDVADFGHNSAKTVQLFTEAARRAYADRNYYLGDPDFVDIPLDVLLSNAYLEERMKNFSFEKATKSSDVERGNVEIVESMETTHYSIVDAEGNAVSVTTTLNGAYGSKLYSDELGFFLNNEMDDFSAKPGVPNMFGLIGAEANSIAPEKRMLSSMTPTIVEKDGKLWMVVGTPGGSTIITAVAQTILNAYEFDMSMQEAVNAPRFHHQWLPDMVIFEPEGFPDTLKEEMKSKGYIINEERTPIIGKVDAIRVLPDGKLEGGADKRGDDAAVGY; this is encoded by the coding sequence ATGAAAAAACTTTCCTTTCTTTTTCTTGGCTTATTAGTATTAACAAATTGCAGAAAGTCAGCTTCCGATCCAACTGGTTTAGTTACCGATAAGGCCATGGTGGTCTCAGCTCGTGAGGAGGCCTCCAAAATTGGTGTGGAAATCATGAAAAAGGGGGGCAATGCCTTTGACGCTATGGTAGCGACGGAAATGGCCCTAGTAGTAGCGTATCCCTTTGCTGGAAATCTTGGGGGTGGTGGATTTATGGTTTACCGAAAGGCAGATGGAGACGTTGGTGGTTTGGACTATAGGGAAAAAGCCCCCTTAGCAGGACACAAGGATATGTATTTGGATTCTCTTGGCAATGTAATTCCCAATATGAGTACCGTGGGCGCCACTGCTGTCGGTGTACCGGGTACCGTTGCGGGTATTATAGAGGTTCATAAAAAATTTGGTTCCCTTCCCTTGGAAGAAATATTTGAACCCGTAATCGCACTGGCCGAAAAAGGGGTTCCCGTTACCGCCAACCAAGAAAGAAGATTAGCTAGCCAACGGGACAAGTTTATAGAAGTTAATGGCGATAGCACAAAATTTGCAACAGTTTACAAGGAAGGAGATATTATCAAATATCCTGCTTTGGCCAATACGATGCGAAAGATTGCTGAGCAGGGACGCGACGGATTCTACAAAGGGGAAACCGCTCAAAAATTGGCGGCCTTCATTCAGGAACATGGAGGATTTATTACCGAAGAGGATTTAGAAAAGTACCAAGCGGTATGGAGGCAACCTATTATATTCAATTATAAAGATCTACGAATCATATCCATGAGTCCTCCAAGTAGCGGGGGAGTGACAATCAATCAAATATTCAAGATGATAGAACCCTATGATGTTGCCGATTTTGGACATAATTCTGCTAAGACCGTTCAATTGTTTACCGAAGCTGCACGTAGAGCGTATGCGGACCGTAACTATTATCTTGGAGACCCTGATTTTGTGGATATACCTTTGGATGTACTGTTATCCAATGCTTACTTGGAGGAACGCATGAAGAACTTTTCTTTTGAAAAGGCCACTAAATCCTCGGATGTAGAACGTGGTAATGTAGAGATTGTAGAAAGTATGGAGACCACCCACTACTCTATCGTTGATGCCGAAGGCAATGCCGTCTCGGTCACCACAACCTTGAACGGAGCCTATGGTTCCAAGCTATATTCTGACGAACTGGGATTTTTTCTCAATAATGAAATGGATGATTTTAGTGCAAAGCCTGGCGTTCCCAATATGTTTGGTTTAATAGGTGCGGAAGCCAATAGTATTGCACCCGAAAAACGAATGTTGAGTAGTATGACTCCTACCATAGTGGAAAAGGATGGTAAACTTTGGATGGTAGTAGGTACTCCGGGTGGTTCTACCATAATAACAGCAGTGGCCCAAACCATTTTGAACGCCTATGAGTTTGATATGAGCATGCAGGAAGCGGTTAACGCTCCACGTTTTCATCATCAATGGTTGCCGGACATGGTCATTTTTGAACCGGAAGGATTTCCGGATACCCTTAAGGAAGAAATGAAATCCAAAGGATATATCATTAACGAAGAAAGAACTCCTATAATAGGAAAAGTGGATGCCATTCGGGTTTTACCCGATGGAAAACTGGAAGGTGGTGCCGATAAGCGAGGTGACGATGCCGCAGTTGGATATTAA
- a CDS encoding acyl carrier protein phosphodiesterase, giving the protein MNFLAHIYLSFNDKEITIGNFIADSIRGNKFRHLPYRIQQGIQLHRSIDTFTDTHKIPKLSSKRLHKNYGHYSRVIVDIFYDHFLAKNWKEYSNIPLEHFVDEFYDLLEEYYDYLPDGTKHMMPYMISDNWLLNYSKMDGIARVLNGMNRRTRNRSKMNFAILDLEEYYDDFEKEFTLFFEELVIFSKHKYNSLKPI; this is encoded by the coding sequence ATGAACTTCTTGGCCCATATTTATCTTTCCTTTAATGATAAGGAAATTACCATTGGTAATTTTATTGCGGACAGTATCCGGGGAAACAAGTTTCGGCACTTACCATACAGAATTCAACAGGGCATTCAATTGCACCGCTCCATAGATACCTTTACGGACACGCATAAAATTCCCAAACTGAGCAGTAAGCGCCTTCATAAGAACTACGGCCACTATAGTAGGGTAATCGTAGATATTTTTTATGACCATTTTTTAGCCAAAAATTGGAAGGAATACTCCAATATTCCTTTGGAACACTTTGTGGACGAATTTTATGACTTGTTGGAAGAATATTATGATTATCTGCCAGACGGCACCAAACATATGATGCCTTACATGATTTCCGATAATTGGTTGTTGAATTATTCTAAAATGGATGGAATCGCAAGAGTTCTAAATGGAATGAACCGTAGAACCCGCAACAGGTCAAAAATGAATTTTGCCATTTTGGACCTGGAGGAATATTATGACGATTTTGAAAAAGAGTTTACCCTGTTTTTTGAAGAATTGGTTATCTTTTCCAAACACAAATACAATTCTTTAAAACCAATTTAA